Proteins encoded in a region of the Buteo buteo chromosome 11, bButBut1.hap1.1, whole genome shotgun sequence genome:
- the LOC142036635 gene encoding chemokine-like factor: MAAAADKRWDSGFLRSPRGAVKIARAVVAFVTFLCFVASRSGGAYTALALMETVITALFFLLYLLKLDKRLRWLFWPLADIFNSVIAALFLLIVCLFAIIIKTNNGTLAGGVFGLVLLVLCVVDAVLLFQKISLGAPRGRNIPAK; the protein is encoded by the exons atggcggcggcggcggacaAGCGGTGGGACAGCGGCTTCCTCCGCTCCCCGCGGGGCGCTGTGAAGATCGCCCGCGCG GTGGTGGCGTTTGTAACGTTCCTCTGCTTCGTGGCGTCCCGCTCGGGCGGGGCGTACACCGCCCTGGCCCTCATGGAGACGGTCATCACGGCgctgtttttcctgctgtacTTGCTAAAGCTGGACAAGAGGCTGAGGTGGCTCTTCTGGCCGTTGGCG GATATTTTCAACTCGGTGATTGCAGCGTTGTTCCTCCTCATTGTGTGCCTGTTTGCAATAATAATCAAGACCAACAATGGGACACTGGCTGGAGGA GTGTTTGGCCTTGTATTGCTTGTTCTCTGTGTTGTCGATGCAGttcttcttttccagaagaTTAGCCTTGGTGCACCAAGAGGAAGGAATATTCCTGCGAAATAA
- the CMTM3 gene encoding CKLF-like MARVEL transmembrane domain-containing protein 3 isoform X1: MEEPEPAGAAAPPPGLRSLLPPREFLCSRKGQLLLAESVLSFIIFICYIASLAASFMMAPLLEFLLALFLFFAYASKINEKFKGLYWPLTDFLRCVTAAIIYFAISIAAVSKYNDGASKAAGVFGFIATIVYAIDFYITFNDLVTFLKQGSSDSPEGRTSEDEDSDSDSD, translated from the exons ATGGAGGAGCCCGAGCCCGCGggggccgccgcgccgccgcccgggctGCGCTCGCTCCTGCCCCCCCGGGAGTTCCTCTGCTCCCGCAAGGGGCAGCTCCTCCTCGCCGAGTCG GTGCTGTCATTTATCATCTTTATCTGCTATATTGCATCTCTAGCTGCCTCTTTCATGATGGCACCACTCCTAGAGTTTCTGCtggcactgtttcttttttttgcctacGCCTCCAAAATTAATGAGAAGTTTAAAGGACTCTACTGGCCTTTGACG GATTTCTTGCGGTGCGTCACTGCTGCCATTATTTACTTTGCCATTTCAATTGCTGCTGTCTCAAAATACAACGACGGAGCATCTAAAGCAGCAGGA GTGTTTGGATTTATAGCCACGATAGTGTACGCCATTGATTTCTACATAACCTTCAATGACCTGGTTACTTTTCTCAAGCAAGGCAGTTCTGATTCCCCTGAGGGACGCACGTCAGAAG atGAGGACTCCGATTCTGACTCAGACTGA
- the CMTM3 gene encoding CKLF-like MARVEL transmembrane domain-containing protein 3 isoform X2: MEEPEPAGAAAPPPGLRSLLPPREFLCSRKGQLLLAESVLSFIIFICYIASLAASFMMAPLLEFLLALFLFFAYASKINEKFKGLYWPLTDFLRCVTAAIIYFAISIAAVSKYNDGASKAAGMRTPILTQTEEANTNQV, translated from the exons ATGGAGGAGCCCGAGCCCGCGggggccgccgcgccgccgcccgggctGCGCTCGCTCCTGCCCCCCCGGGAGTTCCTCTGCTCCCGCAAGGGGCAGCTCCTCCTCGCCGAGTCG GTGCTGTCATTTATCATCTTTATCTGCTATATTGCATCTCTAGCTGCCTCTTTCATGATGGCACCACTCCTAGAGTTTCTGCtggcactgtttcttttttttgcctacGCCTCCAAAATTAATGAGAAGTTTAAAGGACTCTACTGGCCTTTGACG GATTTCTTGCGGTGCGTCACTGCTGCCATTATTTACTTTGCCATTTCAATTGCTGCTGTCTCAAAATACAACGACGGAGCATCTAAAGCAGCAGGA atGAGGACTCCGATTCTGACTCAGACTGAAGAAGCGAACACCAACCAAGTGTGA